In Bacteroidota bacterium, a single window of DNA contains:
- a CDS encoding universal stress protein codes for MKKKIARKKNVQPKRTPARTKKPASPPSPIELRKILVPIDFSDYSKKALHYAIPFARQFKATIYLLYVVEPTIYPADFSFGQIGMPNVENELRTKGEQELHELITHEIKGAVPAEAFVKVGLPFVEVVSFAKDEKVELIIVATHGHTGVEHVLFGSTAEKIVRKAPCPVLVVRSDERDFVDERV; via the coding sequence ATGAAAAAGAAAATTGCGCGCAAGAAAAATGTTCAGCCGAAAAGAACGCCGGCCCGCACGAAGAAACCGGCATCGCCCCCTTCGCCCATTGAGCTCCGTAAGATCCTCGTTCCGATCGACTTTTCCGATTATTCAAAAAAGGCGCTTCATTATGCCATCCCGTTCGCGCGCCAGTTCAAGGCGACGATCTATCTGTTGTATGTCGTAGAGCCGACGATCTATCCTGCAGATTTCAGTTTCGGCCAGATCGGAATGCCGAACGTCGAGAACGAACTGCGGACAAAAGGGGAGCAAGAACTTCACGAACTGATCACCCATGAGATCAAGGGCGCTGTTCCCGCCGAAGCATTCGTCAAGGTCGGGCTGCCGTTCGTCGAAGTGGTGTCGTTTGCGAAAGACGAAAAGGTCGAGCTCATCATTGTCGCGACGCACGGACACACGGGCGTTGAGCATGTCCTGTTCGGAAGCACGGCGGAAAAAATCGTCCGCAAGGCCCCGTGTCCGGTGCTCGTCGTTCGGTCGGATGAACGCGATTTTGTGGACGAGCGAGTATGA
- a CDS encoding cyclic nucleotide-binding domain-containing protein — translation MAIERFRRIIQKSENLEWKNVFRIKRKPTSIEEMLMKIPTFENLKPSELRLVAGIVHRRQYVAGEYVCFQNDPGLGMYVVEQGEVSVILLGTNGAKKELAVLKDGDFFGELSLLDESPRSASVIALTDTNLIGFFRQDLFEIMEKTPGTGLKIVLKVAGMIGERLRHANQEISTLRGELDAVKSS, via the coding sequence GTGGCAATAGAACGGTTTCGAAGAATCATCCAGAAATCAGAGAATTTAGAATGGAAGAATGTCTTCCGGATCAAACGGAAACCGACCTCCATTGAAGAGATGCTCATGAAGATCCCGACGTTTGAAAACTTGAAGCCGTCGGAGCTTCGCCTTGTTGCGGGCATTGTCCACCGGCGGCAGTACGTTGCCGGCGAATATGTTTGTTTTCAGAACGACCCGGGACTGGGAATGTACGTGGTCGAACAAGGAGAAGTTTCTGTCATTCTTCTCGGAACGAACGGCGCCAAAAAAGAACTTGCCGTGCTGAAGGACGGGGACTTCTTCGGAGAATTGTCGCTCCTCGATGAATCCCCGCGTTCCGCTTCTGTCATTGCGCTGACCGACACAAATTTGATAGGATTTTTCCGCCAGGACTTGTTTGAGATCATGGAAAAGACGCCGGGGACCGGCTTGAAAATTGTCCTGAAAGTTGCAGGGATGATCGGAGAGCGGCTGCGGCACGCCAATCAGGAAATCTCTACGCTGCGTGGAGAACTTGACGCAGTGAAATCCTCATAA
- a CDS encoding branched-chain amino acid transaminase has product MAVKKVDKIWMNGKLVNWDDAKIHVMSHVVHYGSSWFEGIRCYETKKGSAIFRLDKHIDRLFDSARIYRAEIPYSKKEIEVAIKETIKANKLKACYIRPVVYRGYGDVGVSPVGCPVDVSIVVWEWGKYLGADALEKGIDVRVASWARPAPNTLPTMAKTGANYMNSQLIKLEALADGYAEGIALDTHGQISEGSGENIFVVRDGSIVTPPLIDALLPGVTRSSVIALAKDAGIPVTEAHIPREMLYIADEIFFTGTAAEITPIRTVDRMKVGEGKPGPVTRELQKRFMSVVEAGKDPHGWLYFIK; this is encoded by the coding sequence ATGGCAGTGAAAAAAGTTGATAAAATATGGATGAACGGAAAGCTCGTCAATTGGGACGACGCTAAAATTCACGTAATGTCTCACGTCGTTCACTACGGCAGCAGCTGGTTTGAAGGGATTCGCTGTTACGAGACAAAAAAAGGTTCGGCGATCTTCCGCCTTGATAAGCACATCGATCGGCTGTTCGATTCCGCCAGAATTTACCGGGCAGAAATTCCCTACTCGAAAAAGGAGATCGAAGTTGCGATCAAGGAAACGATCAAAGCGAACAAATTGAAAGCCTGCTACATTCGTCCGGTCGTGTACCGGGGATACGGCGACGTCGGCGTGAGCCCGGTCGGATGTCCCGTGGATGTCAGCATTGTGGTATGGGAGTGGGGTAAATATCTCGGCGCCGACGCGCTTGAGAAAGGCATCGACGTGCGCGTGGCGTCGTGGGCGCGTCCCGCCCCAAACACGCTTCCGACGATGGCAAAGACCGGGGCGAATTACATGAACTCCCAGCTGATCAAGCTCGAGGCGCTTGCCGACGGCTATGCGGAAGGAATCGCCCTCGACACTCATGGACAGATCAGCGAGGGGAGCGGGGAGAATATTTTTGTCGTCCGGGACGGCAGCATCGTTACTCCTCCGCTCATCGACGCGCTGCTTCCCGGCGTGACGCGTTCTTCAGTGATCGCCCTTGCAAAGGACGCGGGCATTCCGGTGACGGAAGCGCATATTCCGCGTGAGATGCTGTATATCGCCGACGAGATCTTTTTCACGGGAACCGCAGCCGAGATCACCCCGATCAGAACGGTCGACCGGATGAAGGTGGGGGAAGGAAAGCCTGGGCCGGTGACCCGCGAACTCCAAAAGCGTTTCATGAGCGTGGTTGAGGCGGGCAAAGATCCCCATGGATGGTTATACTTCATTAAATAG
- a CDS encoding pyridoxal phosphate-dependent aminotransferase family protein, producing MLDLFDKCSNFTLADEVKQKGYYPYFRPIQANEGPVVQMEGRQVIMAGSNNYLGLTAHPKVKEAAAKAVAKYGTGCSGSRYLTGTLDLHVELEGRLAKFLGSEECLLFSTGFQTAQGIIPTLVQRGEYVVSDKDNHACIVAGNLIAAGMTSDVVRYKHNDMKHLELVLSKLPLDAGKLIVSDGVFSTSGEIVNLPALVDAARKYNARILIDDAHATGVIGKGGRGTASHFNLEAEVDLTMGTFSKTFASLGGFVCGKRSVINYMKHFAPALIFSASPTPASVAAALAALNILEAEPERITKLNRNASKMRNGFKSMGFRIIDGHESAIVPVIIGETDKTLVFWRYLYDAGVFVNAFVRPGVPPGLEMLRTSYMATHEDKHLDKILEIFGTIGKKLGVIN from the coding sequence ATCTTGGATCTATTTGATAAATGTTCGAATTTCACTCTTGCTGATGAGGTTAAACAAAAAGGTTACTACCCGTATTTTCGCCCGATACAGGCAAACGAAGGACCAGTCGTTCAGATGGAAGGACGGCAGGTCATTATGGCAGGCTCCAACAATTATCTCGGCCTGACCGCACATCCAAAAGTAAAAGAGGCGGCGGCGAAAGCCGTCGCTAAATACGGTACCGGATGCTCGGGATCGCGTTACCTGACCGGCACTCTTGATCTTCATGTCGAGCTGGAAGGCCGCCTGGCAAAGTTTCTCGGGAGCGAAGAATGCCTTCTCTTCAGCACGGGGTTTCAAACCGCTCAAGGAATCATCCCGACGCTTGTGCAGCGGGGCGAATACGTCGTCTCGGACAAGGACAATCATGCCTGCATCGTTGCCGGCAACTTGATCGCTGCCGGAATGACTTCGGACGTCGTTCGGTACAAGCACAACGACATGAAACACCTGGAGCTGGTCCTTTCCAAGCTTCCTCTGGATGCCGGAAAGCTGATCGTTTCGGACGGTGTGTTCAGCACGTCTGGAGAGATCGTCAACCTTCCCGCGCTCGTTGATGCGGCAAGAAAATACAACGCCCGGATTTTGATCGACGACGCTCACGCGACCGGGGTGATCGGCAAAGGAGGGCGCGGCACGGCGAGCCATTTCAATCTCGAGGCCGAGGTGGACCTGACGATGGGAACCTTCAGCAAGACGTTTGCATCGCTCGGCGGCTTTGTCTGCGGAAAACGTTCGGTCATCAATTACATGAAGCACTTTGCCCCGGCGCTGATCTTCAGCGCAAGCCCGACACCGGCTTCCGTTGCCGCCGCGCTTGCCGCGCTGAATATTCTGGAAGCAGAACCGGAGCGGATCACGAAACTGAACCGCAATGCGTCAAAGATGCGGAATGGATTCAAGTCGATGGGCTTCAGGATTATCGATGGACATGAATCGGCGATCGTTCCCGTCATCATCGGCGAAACCGACAAGACGCTGGTCTTCTGGCGGTACTTATACGATGCGGGAGTCTTTGTGAACGCTTTTGTTCGCCCCGGCGTCCCGCCCGGACTGGAAATGCTGAGAACAAGCTATATGGCAACGCATGAAGATAAGCATCTCGATAAGATCCTGGAAATTTTCGGCACCATCGGGAAAAAGCTCGGCGTGATAAACTAA
- a CDS encoding NAD-dependent epimerase/dehydratase family protein, translating into MSSPIAFVTGGTGFIGSHLVERLLAKGYMVRCLIRNDKKKGYLEKLPVEFFVGDLFSTEVLAKGISGADFVYHVAGVVGSRNKEGFYRQNRDGTRNVVECTAHVNPRLKKFVFVSSGAAVGPANASSMVNETTPYHPITTYGKSKMEAELEVLKFKDSLPITIVRPTAVYGPRDPATFDYFNTMNKGLEPLVGFKDKLVSLVHSTDLVTGIILAGETGLSTGQAYFLGSERPYTWSEIGETTKKVIGRNVFRVRLPEPLVYAVAAVAGLLSSFSDKPSVLNFEKGRDMVQDSWTFDSSKAKRELGYNPSVTLVDGIQETVEWYRKNGWM; encoded by the coding sequence ATGAGTTCACCGATCGCCTTCGTTACCGGCGGCACAGGTTTTATCGGCAGCCATCTTGTTGAACGGTTGCTCGCCAAAGGATACATGGTCCGCTGCCTCATCCGCAACGATAAAAAGAAGGGATATCTCGAAAAGCTCCCGGTCGAGTTTTTTGTCGGCGACCTTTTTTCAACGGAAGTTCTCGCGAAGGGAATTTCCGGGGCCGATTTCGTCTACCATGTCGCCGGGGTCGTCGGGTCGAGGAACAAAGAAGGTTTCTACAGGCAGAACAGGGACGGGACCAGGAACGTTGTCGAATGCACGGCGCATGTCAACCCGAGGCTGAAAAAATTCGTTTTTGTCAGCAGCGGTGCGGCAGTCGGTCCGGCGAACGCCTCATCCATGGTGAACGAGACGACCCCCTACCATCCGATCACGACGTACGGCAAAAGCAAGATGGAAGCGGAACTGGAAGTATTGAAGTTCAAGGATTCCCTGCCGATAACGATCGTTCGTCCGACGGCCGTGTACGGTCCGCGCGATCCTGCAACGTTCGATTATTTTAATACGATGAACAAAGGGCTTGAGCCGCTTGTCGGTTTCAAAGATAAGCTTGTCAGCCTCGTGCACTCCACCGACCTCGTGACCGGAATTATTCTTGCGGGGGAAACCGGCCTTTCCACCGGCCAGGCATATTTTCTTGGAAGCGAACGCCCGTACACCTGGAGCGAGATCGGAGAGACGACGAAGAAAGTGATCGGCAGAAATGTTTTCAGGGTGAGGCTCCCCGAACCGCTGGTCTATGCCGTCGCCGCGGTCGCCGGCCTCTTGTCCTCGTTCAGCGACAAGCCGTCCGTCCTGAATTTCGAAAAAGGGCGCGACATGGTGCAGGACTCTTGGACATTCGATTCGTCCAAGGCCAAACGCGAACTCGGATACAACCCGTCCGTAACGCTCGTCGATGGCATACAGGAAACGGTGGAGTGGTACAGAAAGAATGGCTGGATGTAA
- a CDS encoding undecaprenyl-phosphate glucose phosphotransferase: MPKQRRNDFLIPLLAVVSDAAAIEAAFLASYWLRFFSPLTSTFEVTLGIPPLSTYVGSSLIFIPIWLAVFQSRKLYGARRNSHLSDEFFAIVRVVTIGLLIIMSATFFYRGFSYSRGVFILLWATSIATITIGRFLIMEFEKFLYRQGKELKTVAIVGSNTTADGIFSLLSSHHSLGYEVVGYYAETPAHASLNLSRATYLGSLKELPAGVTTYRLQAALIALPYSDHPQLLEMIRDAEGVNVELMMVPDMLDMMTSRVRIQDIEGIPFLKIKEIPLSTWNRISKRAFDVVFSTVVLLLTLPVTIILAVIIKATSRGPIFFNQERISLDGKPFSVIKFRTMRTDAEESTGPVRAKKGDARATSIGRILRRTSLDELPQLWNVLTGHMSIVGPRPERPFFVEQFKEKIPRYLERHRVKTGMTGWAQVNGLRGDAPIEERTKYDIYYVENWSLVFDMKIILKTIRAVIFGKDAY, from the coding sequence ATGCCGAAGCAGCGCCGTAACGATTTCCTGATCCCGCTCCTTGCCGTTGTCTCGGACGCCGCCGCCATTGAAGCGGCATTTCTGGCCTCGTACTGGCTCCGTTTTTTTTCTCCGCTGACGTCAACCTTCGAAGTCACGCTCGGCATTCCGCCGCTGTCGACGTACGTTGGCAGCTCGCTGATCTTCATCCCGATATGGCTGGCTGTTTTCCAATCGCGCAAGCTGTACGGCGCGCGCCGCAATTCGCATCTGAGCGACGAGTTCTTTGCGATCGTCCGGGTGGTGACCATCGGCCTGCTCATCATCATGAGCGCCACGTTCTTCTATCGAGGATTCTCGTATTCGCGCGGCGTCTTCATTCTCTTGTGGGCGACCTCCATCGCAACGATCACCATCGGCCGATTTTTGATCATGGAGTTCGAGAAGTTTCTCTACCGGCAAGGGAAAGAATTGAAGACCGTCGCCATTGTCGGCTCAAACACTACCGCCGACGGCATTTTTTCGCTTCTTTCTTCCCATCATTCTCTCGGATACGAAGTGGTCGGCTATTATGCCGAAACTCCGGCTCACGCTTCTCTGAATCTTTCCCGCGCAACGTATCTCGGCTCGCTCAAAGAACTTCCCGCAGGTGTCACCACGTACCGTCTTCAAGCCGCATTGATCGCGCTGCCGTACTCCGACCATCCGCAGCTCCTGGAAATGATCCGTGATGCTGAAGGGGTGAACGTTGAACTGATGATGGTCCCCGACATGCTCGATATGATGACCAGCCGCGTCCGCATTCAGGATATCGAGGGGATCCCGTTTCTCAAGATCAAGGAAATACCGCTCTCAACCTGGAACCGCATCAGCAAGCGCGCCTTCGACGTCGTTTTCTCGACCGTCGTTCTTCTGCTGACTCTCCCGGTCACGATCATTCTTGCTGTGATCATCAAAGCGACCTCCCGCGGTCCGATCTTTTTCAACCAGGAAAGAATCAGCCTAGACGGCAAACCCTTCAGCGTCATTAAGTTCAGGACCATGCGGACGGACGCGGAGGAATCGACCGGTCCGGTGCGTGCCAAGAAGGGAGATGCCCGTGCGACATCGATCGGAAGAATTCTCCGCCGGACGAGCCTGGACGAGCTTCCGCAATTATGGAATGTGCTCACCGGACACATGAGCATCGTGGGTCCGAGACCGGAGCGGCCGTTTTTCGTTGAACAGTTCAAAGAGAAAATTCCGCGCTATCTTGAACGTCATCGTGTAAAAACCGGAATGACGGGATGGGCGCAGGTCAACGGACTCCGCGGCGATGCCCCCATCGAAGAGCGGACCAAGTACGACATCTATTACGTCGAAAATTGGTCTCTCGTATTCGACATGAAAATCATCTTAAAGACGATCCGTGCGGTGATCTTCGGGAAGGATGCTTATTGA
- a CDS encoding TonB family protein, whose product MSRETTLGWTGSILFHIAAGCLLFVVRPAQPDQQQQEFVEFSFGGGSASSFGPMPKGDVLPEGAAPPPAGQTGVPASGVGVDLPTQQHALPSDEVVSERPTKKIEENDNPVAMPGERKGMADVQREAPSASTPGFPGGEKDATGKPGVPNGSDVAPPFNAGGGGGTIGDNISYNVQWAGGKVRNLLSGDLPKYPQGVNVEAQIRLRVVVQPRGTVKSIQPLRKGDTRLEDAAIKEVKLWRFQALQSSQPALDQQCTITFNFKMK is encoded by the coding sequence ATGTCACGCGAAACTACACTGGGCTGGACCGGTTCCATTCTCTTCCACATTGCCGCGGGATGTTTGCTGTTTGTTGTCCGACCGGCGCAGCCCGATCAACAACAGCAGGAATTTGTGGAGTTCTCTTTTGGAGGAGGATCTGCCTCTTCCTTTGGACCGATGCCCAAAGGCGACGTGCTTCCCGAAGGAGCCGCTCCTCCTCCGGCTGGACAGACCGGCGTTCCCGCATCGGGGGTCGGCGTGGATCTTCCCACCCAGCAGCATGCCCTTCCGTCCGATGAAGTCGTCAGCGAGCGGCCGACCAAGAAAATAGAAGAGAATGACAATCCGGTAGCGATGCCCGGAGAACGAAAAGGCATGGCGGATGTTCAGAGGGAGGCCCCGTCTGCCTCGACGCCGGGGTTTCCGGGGGGAGAAAAAGATGCGACGGGAAAACCGGGAGTCCCGAACGGATCAGACGTGGCGCCGCCCTTTAATGCCGGAGGAGGCGGTGGCACGATCGGGGATAATATCTCCTATAATGTCCAGTGGGCGGGGGGAAAAGTGCGGAACCTTCTCTCGGGGGACCTGCCGAAATATCCGCAAGGCGTGAACGTCGAAGCGCAAATTCGGCTGCGCGTGGTCGTTCAGCCGCGGGGAACCGTCAAGTCGATTCAACCGCTCCGAAAAGGGGATACGCGATTGGAAGATGCAGCCATCAAAGAGGTCAAGCTGTGGAGATTTCAGGCCCTGCAAAGCTCTCAGCCGGCGCTCGACCAGCAATGCACCATCACCTTCAACTTCAAGATGAAGTAG
- a CDS encoding biopolymer transporter ExbD — MKFPARNKFNPAFNYASFADMVMQWLIFFLLSWSFVVNPGIKVQLPKMQTGEVQSDRQSVVTLTSTGRIFLGNEEVTRTTLAQKLIPIIDRDRDHVIVVRADQSVSLQSAVDLIDIAKGVGAQRFMIATESPTQAGQ; from the coding sequence ATGAAATTCCCCGCGCGAAATAAATTTAATCCGGCCTTCAATTATGCATCGTTCGCCGATATGGTGATGCAGTGGCTCATCTTTTTTCTCCTTTCATGGTCTTTCGTCGTCAACCCCGGCATTAAAGTACAACTGCCGAAGATGCAGACGGGGGAAGTACAGTCCGACCGTCAATCGGTCGTGACGTTGACAAGCACGGGAAGGATCTTTTTGGGGAATGAGGAGGTCACAAGAACGACGCTGGCGCAAAAACTTATCCCCATCATCGACCGTGACCGCGACCATGTGATCGTCGTGCGGGCCGACCAGTCAGTATCCCTGCAGAGTGCCGTCGATTTGATCGACATTGCCAAAGGAGTCGGCGCGCAGCGGTTCATGATCGCAACAGAATCGCCGACGCAGGCAGGACAATAA
- a CDS encoding MotA/TolQ/ExbB proton channel family protein, with protein sequence MNLLELFLKGGIVMWPIFLCSLLAVAIIFERFFVLSRAKFDAKPLMLKLRSALSRNDIVGALNACSQSNATVPTVLRKGVASIESGPEAVRSTIESAGKEEVNRLENHLGILANIAGIGPMLGFLGTVVGMINAFRTIEMLGGNVNSGNLAGGIWEAMLSSAFGLVVGIPALGFYNYFVGRVSQITFSLEAATDEFLGYMKPNAHPAAEPAPHAGGKDQRAKRVFSEEDEFFEPKD encoded by the coding sequence ATGAATCTACTTGAGCTTTTTTTGAAGGGCGGGATTGTGATGTGGCCGATCTTCTTGTGTTCTCTTCTCGCGGTGGCGATCATCTTCGAACGGTTCTTCGTCCTAAGCCGGGCGAAGTTCGATGCGAAGCCCCTGATGCTGAAGCTGCGCAGCGCCTTGTCTCGGAACGATATCGTCGGCGCCCTCAATGCCTGTTCACAAAGTAATGCGACCGTTCCGACGGTCCTGCGCAAAGGGGTTGCCAGTATCGAGAGCGGCCCCGAAGCGGTACGGTCGACGATCGAATCCGCGGGGAAGGAAGAAGTGAACCGTCTCGAGAATCATCTCGGAATTCTTGCGAACATCGCCGGCATCGGGCCGATGCTCGGGTTCCTTGGGACGGTGGTGGGAATGATCAATGCTTTTCGGACGATCGAGATGCTCGGGGGGAACGTGAACTCCGGAAACCTCGCCGGAGGAATATGGGAAGCGATGCTCTCCAGCGCGTTCGGTCTGGTCGTCGGCATTCCTGCGCTCGGGTTCTATAATTATTTTGTGGGGAGAGTGAGTCAGATCACGTTCTCTCTCGAAGCCGCAACTGATGAATTTCTCGGCTATATGAAGCCGAATGCGCACCCCGCAGCCGAACCGGCTCCCCACGCCGGCGGCAAGGATCAGCGTGCGAAGAGAGTGTTCTCCGAAGAGGACGAGTTCTTCGAGCCGAAAGATTAA
- a CDS encoding SPOR domain-containing protein: MPNLNLKAGAPAPMPGVRPAGKPGDGSGGGKIAGMPSAVFIILVVVIVLGGGYFALNKAGIIGKKKAAPVVVTPPPATAEDTAAAITSAPPENEGLVEFKEKPGTAGEKKEPAKPGVKPAAMSAPSTANSTVSSSMMPKISMSASGRYSVQVSSWSSEQKARIEADVMTRAGFPAFVEKANIGGGEKRFRVYVGRFDTDRAARGSAEKMAHMLEGGYWVVRLSK; the protein is encoded by the coding sequence ATGCCAAACCTAAATCTTAAAGCTGGTGCTCCCGCTCCGATGCCGGGAGTGAGACCGGCCGGCAAGCCCGGGGATGGATCCGGCGGCGGAAAAATTGCCGGGATGCCGTCAGCAGTGTTCATCATTCTCGTGGTGGTCATCGTTCTCGGGGGCGGGTACTTTGCCCTGAACAAAGCCGGCATCATCGGCAAGAAAAAAGCTGCGCCGGTCGTTGTCACTCCTCCGCCTGCAACGGCTGAAGACACCGCGGCTGCGATCACATCGGCGCCGCCGGAGAATGAAGGGTTGGTAGAGTTCAAAGAGAAACCGGGAACGGCTGGAGAAAAGAAGGAGCCGGCAAAACCGGGCGTGAAGCCGGCGGCAATGAGCGCCCCGTCGACGGCAAATTCTACGGTTTCCTCGAGCATGATGCCGAAAATTTCGATGTCGGCAAGCGGCCGGTACAGCGTTCAAGTCTCTTCATGGTCCAGCGAACAGAAGGCAAGAATTGAAGCGGATGTCATGACGCGGGCCGGGTTCCCTGCCTTTGTGGAAAAGGCAAACATCGGCGGCGGAGAGAAACGGTTCCGTGTCTACGTCGGACGATTCGATACTGATAGAGCGGCCCGCGGTTCCGCCGAAAAAATGGCGCACATGCTTGAAGGCGGCTATTGGGTTGTTCGTTTGAGCAAATAA